The proteins below come from a single Micromonospora citrea genomic window:
- a CDS encoding FAD-binding oxidoreductase has protein sequence MTAVLAASWSTTMRYVRQAADDFWCAVEERCPGLLPEREAGVFLAALGRVASGGDDPAGRAALLAVLGRAHRRYGLSPHQRTVALMLAATVARHAAPLPSGLSAAWQRAGERALAATAGCAERVGDGPAWWPAQVIAHDRAADGLAILTVRPVRRVLFRPGQAVPLCTERRLGRWRWYAPANAPRPDGTLEFHVRAVAAGSVSRTLVHAVLPGDQLWLGPPDGTGLTLDESSRSDLLLVAGGTGLALLRAIVEQVAAAPAGRRVTLVVGARSFADLYDSISLDKLQCAHDWLTVVPAFSHDVAAAPAEQADALTMALDHHRPNQEVYVCGPPAMIAGARLRLLAAGVPAERIHLPDGYAG, from the coding sequence GTGACCGCCGTCCTGGCCGCCTCCTGGTCGACCACCATGCGGTACGTCCGCCAGGCCGCCGACGACTTCTGGTGCGCGGTCGAGGAGCGCTGCCCGGGGCTGCTGCCGGAACGGGAGGCAGGCGTGTTCCTCGCCGCGTTGGGGCGGGTGGCCAGCGGCGGCGACGACCCGGCGGGGCGGGCGGCGCTGCTGGCCGTGCTCGGCCGGGCCCACCGCCGCTACGGACTGTCGCCCCACCAGCGGACCGTGGCGCTCATGTTGGCGGCCACCGTCGCCCGCCATGCCGCGCCGCTGCCATCCGGACTGTCGGCGGCATGGCAACGGGCCGGCGAGCGTGCGTTGGCGGCGACTGCCGGCTGCGCCGAGCGCGTCGGCGACGGCCCGGCCTGGTGGCCGGCCCAGGTCATCGCGCACGACCGGGCCGCCGACGGCCTCGCCATCCTGACCGTACGCCCCGTGCGGCGGGTGCTCTTCCGGCCCGGCCAGGCGGTGCCCCTGTGCACCGAGCGCCGGCTGGGCCGGTGGCGCTGGTATGCACCGGCCAACGCCCCGCGCCCGGACGGCACGCTGGAGTTCCACGTCCGCGCCGTCGCCGCCGGCTCCGTCTCCCGCACCCTCGTCCACGCGGTACTCCCCGGCGACCAGCTCTGGCTCGGCCCGCCCGACGGCACCGGGCTGACCCTCGACGAGTCGTCGCGGTCGGATCTGCTGCTGGTGGCCGGAGGCACCGGGCTGGCGCTGCTGCGCGCCATCGTCGAGCAGGTGGCCGCCGCGCCGGCCGGGCGGCGGGTCACCCTGGTCGTCGGGGCCCGCTCCTTCGCCGACCTCTACGACTCGATCAGCCTGGACAAGTTGCAGTGCGCCCACGACTGGCTGACCGTCGTGCCGGCGTTCTCGCACGACGTCGCCGCCGCCCCGGCCGAGCAGGCCGACGCGCTCACCATGGCGCTTGACCACCACCGACCCAACCAGGAGGTCTACGTCTGCGGGCCGCCCGCGATGATCGCCGGGGCGCGACTGCGGCTGCTCGCCGCCGGCGTGCCGGCCGAGCGGATCCACCTGCCCGACGGGTACGCCGGCTGA
- a CDS encoding DivIVA domain-containing protein produces MAVYRSRNALAGPLTSSGVRELALPRTRLGRRGYRPEDVDALLHRLAHEVGERSRRLDLLEQENQRLKQALRTWQSRLGRRATR; encoded by the coding sequence ATGGCGGTCTACCGCAGCCGCAACGCGCTCGCCGGGCCGCTCACCTCGAGCGGCGTCCGCGAGCTGGCGCTGCCGCGTACCCGGCTCGGTCGGCGTGGCTACCGGCCTGAGGACGTCGACGCCCTGCTGCACCGGCTCGCCCACGAGGTGGGTGAGCGGAGTCGCCGACTCGACCTTCTCGAACAGGAGAACCAGCGCCTCAAGCAGGCCCTGCGCACCTGGCAGAGCCGTCTGGGGAGGCGCGCGACCCGATAG
- a CDS encoding NUDIX domain-containing protein: protein MVSGDGRLENSAKAIIQNGDNVLVLRYVDRKMGLGVWYSLPGGRQEFGETLEETLVRECQEEIGAEVVPGRLLFVREYIHGRHALAGKGRDQHKVEFYFLAQLKSDLRADYIAADDVSDEGQQGMRWCSLADLRELNIFPTGLRQLGELMNRSTDTYWGDTY from the coding sequence ATGGTGAGCGGTGACGGTCGGCTCGAAAATTCTGCCAAGGCCATCATCCAAAATGGCGACAACGTGCTCGTGCTCAGGTATGTGGACCGGAAGATGGGCCTCGGCGTCTGGTATTCGCTGCCCGGGGGGCGGCAGGAGTTCGGCGAGACGCTGGAAGAGACGTTGGTGCGGGAATGTCAGGAGGAGATCGGCGCGGAGGTGGTGCCGGGGCGACTCCTCTTCGTCCGGGAGTACATACATGGCCGGCACGCGCTCGCCGGAAAGGGACGAGACCAGCACAAGGTCGAGTTCTACTTCCTGGCTCAACTCAAGTCGGACCTCCGCGCCGACTACATCGCGGCCGACGACGTCTCCGACGAGGGCCAGCAGGGGATGCGGTGGTGCAGTCTCGCGGATCTGCGGGAGCTGAACATCTTTCCCACCGGCCTGCGTCAGCTGGGGGAACTCATGAACAGAAGCACCGATACCTACTGGGGCGATACCTACTGA
- a CDS encoding McrC family protein, with protein MRAGRKIGAARIGRVELHIEPKVPIARLLFLVGYARNPKGWRDESVSLTEHDGLVPALAAALSRQTDRTLRQGPLHRSRSLAARARGRRRITAGAPPPRRAARRGHPAAAGEPVPDWRPTRLNERLRIVLRLAELVLAGASVEAGRGGVLSNAFLLDSGGSSIEDAYQMLAYCVAYGLTHGHLIYASGDRHRSVTSSATPGSRSSAMRSTSTSTRASLLARVDALAGGIAGRAVGAPAGG; from the coding sequence GTGCGCGCGGGCAGGAAGATCGGCGCGGCCCGGATCGGCCGGGTCGAACTGCACATCGAGCCGAAGGTGCCAATCGCGCGCCTGCTCTTCCTCGTCGGCTACGCCCGCAACCCGAAGGGCTGGCGCGACGAGAGCGTGTCGCTCACAGAGCACGACGGCCTGGTGCCGGCGCTCGCCGCCGCCCTGTCCCGGCAGACCGATCGGACACTGCGCCAGGGCCCGCTCCACCGCAGTCGATCGCTTGCTGCGCGTGCCCGGGGTCGACGCCGGATCACGGCGGGTGCTCCGCCACCTCGCCGCGCGGCTCGCCGGGGTCACCCGGCTGCGGCAGGGGAGCCCGTGCCGGACTGGCGGCCGACCCGGCTCAACGAGCGGCTGCGTATCGTCCTGCGGCTGGCCGAGTTGGTGCTCGCCGGCGCCTCCGTCGAAGCGGGCCGGGGCGGCGTGCTCAGCAACGCATTCCTGTTGGACAGTGGCGGGTCTTCGATCGAGGATGCCTACCAGATGCTGGCCTACTGCGTCGCCTACGGGCTGACGCACGGGCATCTGATCTACGCCTCCGGCGACCGTCACCGGTCCGTCACATCGTCCGCAACGCCGGGATCGAGATCGTCTGCCATGCGCTCGACCTCGACGTCGACCCGGGCCAGTCTTCTTGCCCGGGTCGACGCCTTGGCCGGCGGAATCGCCGGTAGAGCAGTTGGGGCTCCCGCCGGCGGTTGA
- a CDS encoding exo-beta-N-acetylmuramidase NamZ family protein produces MERRKFLAGAGAVTAGAVAAAAPGTPGGAVPGIRRVETGLDVLVASDFGDLAGQRVGVISNPTGVDASYRHLVDLMHASDAVRLAAAFGPEHGFRGSAQAGGSEGTGVDARTGITVYDAYGASQARWEAMFTEAGVDTVVFDIQDVGVRFYTYIWTMYTSMVAAARVGKRYVVLDRPNPVGGRAYGPMMTPAYTSGVGLKEIVQQHGMTVGELAGYFNAEFLPAAAGRPVDLHVVTCRHWKRDRLAADTDLPWVMPSPNMPTPDTALVYPGTGLFEGVASITEGRGTCRPFELIGGLADDFDYHWSDRLNARELPGVEFREAYFTPTSAGQKPALLNKLCAGVEVKVVDRATYDPIRTAVAMLVEAHKYDAFAWRRDSWDAARPYWIDKLTGSPRLRTMIDAGADVADVVGAWADELADFNRRRKPHLLYR; encoded by the coding sequence ATGGAGCGCAGGAAGTTCCTGGCCGGGGCGGGTGCGGTGACCGCGGGCGCGGTCGCGGCGGCGGCCCCCGGCACGCCCGGCGGCGCGGTGCCCGGCATCCGCCGCGTGGAGACCGGCCTCGACGTGCTCGTCGCGTCCGACTTCGGGGACCTCGCCGGCCAGCGGGTCGGCGTGATCTCCAACCCCACCGGCGTGGACGCGTCCTACCGGCACCTGGTCGACCTGATGCACGCCTCCGACGCGGTGCGGCTGGCCGCGGCGTTCGGCCCCGAGCACGGCTTCCGCGGCTCCGCGCAGGCCGGCGGCAGCGAGGGCACCGGCGTCGACGCCCGCACCGGGATCACCGTCTACGACGCGTACGGGGCCTCGCAGGCCAGGTGGGAGGCCATGTTCACCGAGGCCGGCGTCGACACCGTCGTCTTCGACATCCAGGACGTGGGCGTCCGCTTCTACACCTACATCTGGACGATGTACACCTCCATGGTGGCCGCCGCCCGGGTCGGCAAGCGGTACGTCGTGCTGGATCGGCCGAACCCCGTCGGCGGCCGGGCGTACGGGCCGATGATGACGCCTGCCTACACCTCCGGCGTGGGGCTGAAGGAGATCGTCCAGCAGCACGGGATGACCGTCGGCGAGCTGGCCGGGTACTTCAACGCGGAGTTCCTGCCCGCCGCGGCCGGGCGACCGGTCGACCTGCACGTCGTCACGTGCCGCCACTGGAAGCGCGACCGGCTCGCCGCCGACACCGACCTGCCCTGGGTGATGCCCAGCCCGAACATGCCCACCCCGGACACCGCGCTGGTCTATCCCGGCACCGGCCTGTTCGAGGGCGTCGCCTCGATCACCGAGGGCCGGGGCACCTGCCGGCCGTTCGAGCTGATCGGCGGCCTCGCCGACGACTTCGACTACCACTGGTCCGACCGGCTCAACGCGCGTGAACTGCCCGGCGTCGAGTTCCGCGAGGCGTACTTCACGCCGACGTCCGCCGGGCAGAAGCCGGCGCTACTGAACAAGCTCTGCGCCGGGGTCGAGGTCAAGGTCGTCGACCGGGCGACGTACGACCCGATCCGCACGGCGGTGGCCATGCTGGTGGAGGCGCACAAATACGACGCGTTCGCGTGGCGGCGCGACTCGTGGGACGCCGCGCGTCCGTACTGGATCGACAAGCTCACCGGGTCGCCGCGGCTGCGCACGATGATCGACGCGGGCGCCGACGTGGCCGACGTGGTCGGCGCCTGGGCCGACGAGCTGGCGGACTTCAACCGCCGGCGGAAGCCCCACCTGCTCTACCGGTGA
- a CDS encoding NADPH-dependent F420 reductase, whose translation MGIDMTTVGLIGSGHIGGTVARLAVAAGYDVVLSNSRGPETLKDLVDELGPRARAATPAEAAEAGDLVVVTIPLKAYRDVPVEPLAGKVVLDTNNYYPERDGNIPELDSGSATSSELLQRHLPGSRVVKVFNNIFFKHLHALARPAGAADRSALPIAGDDAAAKADATAFLDRIGYDAVDAGTLAESWRYQPDTPAYGTIYSVDPANWEHETPADAATVRDALAAATR comes from the coding sequence TTGGGGATCGACATGACAACTGTGGGACTCATCGGCAGTGGACACATCGGCGGCACGGTGGCACGGCTGGCGGTGGCAGCCGGCTACGACGTGGTGTTGAGCAACTCGCGCGGCCCGGAGACGCTCAAGGACCTCGTCGACGAGCTCGGCCCGCGCGCCCGCGCGGCCACCCCGGCGGAGGCGGCGGAGGCCGGCGACCTGGTGGTCGTCACCATCCCGCTCAAGGCGTACCGGGACGTGCCGGTCGAGCCGCTCGCCGGCAAGGTCGTGCTCGACACGAACAACTACTACCCGGAGCGGGACGGCAACATCCCCGAGCTGGACTCGGGCTCGGCCACCAGCAGCGAGCTGCTCCAGCGCCATCTGCCGGGGTCGCGGGTGGTCAAGGTCTTCAACAACATCTTCTTCAAGCACCTGCACGCGCTGGCCCGACCCGCCGGCGCCGCCGACCGCAGCGCGCTGCCGATCGCCGGCGACGACGCGGCGGCGAAGGCCGATGCCACGGCCTTCCTCGACCGGATCGGCTACGACGCGGTCGACGCCGGGACGCTCGCCGAGAGCTGGCGCTACCAGCCGGACACGCCGGCCTACGGCACCATCTACTCCGTGGACCCGGCGAACTGGGAGCACGAGACGCCGGCCGACGCCGCCACGGTGCGCGACGCGCTGGCCGCCGCCACCCGCTGA
- a CDS encoding glutathione peroxidase has translation MTVFDTQIDALTGGPADLARHRGRALLVVNVASRCGLTPQYAGLQALHDEYAARGLVVLGVPCNQFGGQEPGTAEEISDFCQVNYDVTFPLTEKVDVNGPGRHPLYAALVGTADAEGHTGDVRWNFEKFLVAPDGTVAGRFAPTVQPDSADLRAAIEKVLPPA, from the coding sequence ATGACCGTCTTCGACACTCAGATCGACGCCCTCACCGGCGGCCCGGCCGACCTCGCGCGGCACCGGGGCCGCGCGCTGCTCGTCGTCAACGTCGCCTCCCGCTGCGGCCTCACCCCGCAGTACGCCGGCCTCCAGGCGCTGCACGACGAGTACGCCGCCCGCGGCCTGGTGGTCCTCGGCGTGCCCTGCAACCAGTTCGGCGGCCAGGAGCCGGGCACCGCCGAGGAGATCAGCGACTTCTGCCAGGTCAACTACGACGTCACCTTCCCGCTGACGGAGAAGGTCGACGTCAACGGCCCCGGCCGCCACCCCCTCTACGCCGCGCTGGTGGGCACGGCCGACGCCGAGGGGCACACCGGCGACGTGCGATGGAACTTCGAGAAGTTCCTGGTCGCCCCCGACGGCACGGTGGCGGGCCGGTTCGCGCCGACCGTCCAGCCCGACTCGGCCGACCTGCGCGCCGCGATCGAGAAGGTGCTGCCCCCGGCCTGA